A single genomic interval of Mangifera indica cultivar Alphonso chromosome 5, CATAS_Mindica_2.1, whole genome shotgun sequence harbors:
- the LOC123216083 gene encoding protein NIM1-INTERACTING 2-like — protein sequence MSDGGRAVSEKRKPDQNDDVETGSQKKAREVNGEGAAVTEEEVDEFFAIVRRIHVAVDYFKKSKGVGEGRNLTNRGAFEWELTNAENNGVTEVMTTVTNDAQKVLGLDLNADPATDP from the coding sequence ATGTCGGATGGTGGAAGAGCGGTGTCAGAGAAGAGGAAACCTGACCAAAACGATGACGTTGAAACGGGGTCACAGAAAAAGGCGCGGGAAGTTAACGGAGAAGGGGCAGCTGTGACGGAGGAGGAGGTCGACGAGTTCTTTGCAATCGTCAGAAGAATACATGTGGCGGTTGATTACTTCAAGAAGAGTAAGGGCGTCGGTGAAGGACGTAACTTAACCAACAGAGGTGCGTTTGAGTGGGAACTCACTAACGCTGAAAATAACGGCGTTACAGAGGTGATGACAACAGTGACGAACGACGCACAGAAAGTTTTGGGCTTGGATTTAAATGCTGATCCTGCTACAGATCCATAG
- the LOC123217587 gene encoding protein NIM1-INTERACTING 2-like: protein MDPVKRKRPDDGEKDGKSKRINENEVSRGLTVKDDEVDEFFAILKRIQVAVKYFEKSSGGRRELKGKGWRSSFEAEDFDGDNGDNNTENNGSKTEEATEEISGLDLNGDPGSTTLTLN from the coding sequence ATGGACCCGGTAAAGAGAAAACGGCCAGATGACGGAGAAAAGGACGGAAAGTCGAAGAGAATCAATGAAAACGAAGTTAGCAGAGGACTGACGGTGAAGGATGATGAGGTAGACGAGTTTTTTGCGATATTGAAGAGGATACAAGTGGCCGTCAAGTATTTCGAGAAGAGTAGCGGCGGGAGACGTGAGTTGAAGGGAAAAGGATGGCGATCAAGCTTCGAAGCCGAGGATTTCGACGGAGATAACGGTGATAATAACACTGAGAATAATGGAAGCAAAACGGAGGAAGCTACAGAAGAAATTTCGGGTCTCGATCTGAACGGGGATCCTGGATCAACCACACTAACCTTGaattaa
- the LOC123216350 gene encoding uncharacterized protein LOC123216350, with protein MEELGSNNIQKRVRDDASEYELDPPEAKRLRDDLLSRFLDESDPDPAIEDLDSVMKSFQEEISALSDSTVEIVDVTSSDSGDSQPNLGFLLEASDDELGLPPSSTLSFEEAKIEEANEFVRVSYESSEVGDLWAFEDHIPSYDSFELGISDIDNIGEYVGFDGGLFDYSNVFLDSSDYSDFSCRYET; from the coding sequence atggaaGAATTAGGCAGCAACAACATCCAGAAGCGGGTCAGGGATGATGCCTCCGAGTACGAGCTGGACCCACCGGAGGCGAAGAGGCTCAGAGATGATTTGTTGTCGAGATTTCTCGATGAATCGGATCCCGACCCGGCTATTGAAGACCTCGACTCAGTAATGAAGAGCTTTCAAGAAGAAATTTCCGCTCTCTCGGACTCGACGGTAGAGATTGTCGATGTGACGTCGTCAGATTCCGGTGATTCCCAGCCGAATCTTGGTTTTCTTCTAGAAGCTTCTGATGACGAGCTTGGACTACCGCCTTCTAGTACTCTTTCATTTGAAGAGGCTAAAATTGAAGAAGCTAATGAGTTTGTTCGGGTTTCGTATGAGTCGTCCGAAGTCGGCGATTTGTGGGCGTTTGAAGATCATATACCGAGTTATGACTCGTTTGAGCTGGGAATTAGTGACATTGATAATATCGGGGAATACGTTGGGTTTGATGGTGGGCTGTTCGATTATTCAAATGTATTCTTGGATTCGTCGGATTATTCCGATTTCTCGTGCAGATACGAGACTTAA